The DNA region AAAGTAAAACCTTTTCTCTTGCCAGAATATTGATACTTCAAACTAAATGACCATTTTTTATCTCTTATGTACAAATTAGTCCCATCTTGATAATATCTTTCATGTTAAGGCAGCCTAAATTGTTAGACCATGAAAATTTGTTTCATAAAGCTAAAGGTGCGGGAACAATGAAAAGTATAGCGCTACATTccttcattaaaaataaaatattgaattgGCCATAATTTGTCTatgtcaaaataattaaactaatttcATGGCTCAATATTCACTTTAACCAAGTTTATTGATCTTTTGGTTTgtcttaacttttttttttttggtctccATGATGGTCGAGAATAGTCTTGACGACGGTTCGTGTTACAGTCGAAACGAGCTAGAGGGAGCAAGTTGACAAAGCAAGAAAAACTTTGTGGAGCAAATCGATAATaccttttttttggggggggggggaaatGGAGATTCCGATCCATGTgaagagaataaaaaaaaattgaaattatgaaGATGccttgtaaaataaaataatcaaaaattgaaaacataGGATAgggaagtaaatgcaaattgGGGAAATAATTATCCAAAGGGGAAGGAAAGGGGGGAGCGAGCAAAAGCCGGAGAAATTGCGCGGGCCAGTCGTGTGGGCCCCCAAAACCCACCTCCCGGATTCGGACAGCCAGCAGACAGACACCCTCTCCCTCCtctgttcttcttcctcttcatcttcctcactctctctctctctgctgtcttttctctctcttccatgTGAAAGCAAAATTCGCTTGAAATCAAATCAAAGCTCCAACATTTTCCCAAGGCAAGAAAAAGCAAACACGACCCTTTTTCTCGCGATCGTCCCGACCCCCCATTCATTagctccctctctccctccatCTCTGCATTCCTCAGATTCTAGTTGCagagctagagagagagagagagagagatcgagaTCAAAACGTTTCGGATTCTTGCTCAGTTCAGTAACTGAAGCTTTCCATTGTTCGTCCCGAGTCCTTTTCCGATTCTGggctttgatttttttttccctcttcaaGGGCTTTTCTGGTCTGATCCGATTGAGATTTCCCGAGTGGCCACTAGCTGTCATTGCGTTAGCTAGTTAGCAATGGCTACGCCGGCTCCCACCTCGCCGCCGACCAACACGACCGCCCCTCCCCCAGCGACCCCCGCTGCGCCTCCTCCCGCCACCCCATCCACTCCGCCCCCCGCCGCGGCGCCTCCACCAACCGCCATCCCATCTCCTCCGCCTCCCTCGGCCACGCCGCCGTCCGCGACCCCATCTCCCCCGGCTCCCTCCACTCCGTCGCCATCCACCAAACCCTCTCCTCCGCCGCCCCCGTCCACTACCCGCAGCCCTCCCCCGCCTCCGTCGAGCTCCGGCACCCCGACTGTGAAGAGCCCCCCGCCACCTCCATCGTCCTCGTCCTCCCCGCCGTCCAGCACCGTATCGACAGGGCTTGTGGTGGGGCTCGCCATCGGGGGGGTGGTTGTGCTGGTGGTCTTGAGCTTGCTGTGCATCTGCTGTGCTCGGAAGAGGCGGAGGAGAGATGACGAGGAGGGCTACTATGTTccaccacctcctcctccccctcaGGGACACAAAGGTTGGATCTTTACTGAGATTCAATCCTGAATGTTTGTTTCTTTTGGGTtctgaaaattataatttacctGCATTAGATCTGAGAATGCTGTCGGATGACGTTATCTGATAATGCTGTCGGATTGGACAAGTTTAATTTCCTCTTCAATTTGCTCCTGCATGCATTAGCTGATTTTGTATCGATATCATGTCTACTACTACTAGTTGATGATCCCTACAACGGTGGTCCACCGCGCCACAGGCAAGAAACTACTCCCCCACCGCCGAAGCCGAGCCCTCCTCCTCCAGCAGCTGCTAACTGGGCGGCACCACAGCCTTCTCCACCGCAGCCGCCGCCCCCAAAACGTAGCCACAGCCCATTGCCGCCGccgcctcctcctccacccTTCATGAGCAGCAGCGGTGGATCGGGCTCCAACTACTCGGGCTCCGAGGCCGTCTACCCTCCACCTTCGCCGGGCATTGTTCTCGGCTTCTCCAAGAGCAGTTTCACATACGAGGAGCTCTCCCTGGCTACCGATGGGTTCTCGGAAGCCAACCTTCTTGGGCAGGGTGGTTTTGGTTATGTGCACAGGGGGGTTCTCCCAAATGGGAAGGAGATTGCCGTGAAGCAGCTCAAGGTTGGGAGCGGGCAGGGAGAACGGGAGTTCCAGGCAGAAGTTGAGATAATTAGCAGAGTGCATCACAAGCACCTTGTCTCTCTGGTGGGTTACTGCATCGCTGGGTCTCAGCGGATGCTCGTCTATGAGTTCGTCCCAAACAATACGTTGGAGTTCCATTTGCACGGTGAGTGCTGGAGCTCATTATGATGTTGTTATAACCTATTCTTATGTTTCAAGGTGGCCATTCATTTTGTCTGCGTGTCACTTTTTGTTTCATGTCTTGTAAGTTGGTATCCTTATTTAGATGCACAGCGGATAATTTATCTTGCAGTTGAGCTTGGTACATGCGTACTCGTTTGTATCATTTCAAGTACGGCAGTCTTCAGTAAATTCGTCAGGTGGGATCCCAAGCCTCCATTTAATGGGTACTTCTAATATTGCAGGGAGAGGGCGACCAACCATGGACTGGCCCACGAGACTGAAAATTGCTCTGGGATCTGCTAAAGGGCTAGCATATCTTCATGAAGATTGTAAGAAATCCTTAATGTGCTTTTCAGCTTTCTGTTTTAACTTgtaggttttcttttttcagctAGTCACGATTGAAATTATCTATCATTTACCAAGAGATACTCTGCTATTCAGGTCATCCAAAGATCATTCATCGTGATATCAAAGCAGCTAACATACTTCTGGATTTCAAGTTTGAGGCAAAGGTATGTACTGACACCGAATCACCTATTTTCTAAATAGGCCTTATCTTTGGAATATTCACTAAAATGTTCTgctatttttctaattttttcgaGTGACACTTATCGACTTATGctttcaaaattatcaaattttcTTCTCAGGTTGCAGATTTTGGACTTGCTAAGTTCACTTCTGATACCAATACTCATGTCTCCACCCGGGTTATGGGTACTTTTGGGTAAGAACCCTTCCTTCTCAGAagccaaccaaaaaaaaaaaagacttgtTTCATCGGAAATTTGAGTTTGCCTTCTGTGGGCTTATCATATCATGTTGGCTCTTGCTTCCTTTAGGTATCTTGCCCCAGAATATGCTTCTAGTGGGAAACTCACAGAAAAATCAGATGTTTTCTCGTTTGGGATTATGCTTTTGGAGCTGATCACTGGACGTAGACCTGTGGACCCCACACATACTTTCATGGATGATAGTTTGGTCGACTGGGTGAGTGATGTCTCTTAGAATTGCAGCGTGGGTGTATTGATCTCAATTTACTATACTAATGTACTTTCGGGTGGACTTACTTTTGGGATCACTGATATTCCCATTGGCCATTTACAGGCAAGGCCCCAGCTCACTAGAGCTTTGGAAGATGGGAACTTTGACTCTTTGGTTGACCCGAGGCTGCAGCGCGATTACAACCACGGTGAGATGGCACGAATGATTGCCTGTGCCGCTGCTTGCGTGCGTCACTCCGCACGACGGAGACCGAGAATGAGCCAGGTACTGTCTCAGTTGTTTGAGTTTAAGACTATATTCTGACGAGAGAAATCCTGTCTCCCCCTTGGATTTCCAATATTCCTAGAACCGAACATATCATTATCTTGATGAATTCTTCACAGTGATGACGAACTAGGGGCGAATTTTATTTCTGCTCTTGCTCTATATTTGCATTGTTTGTTGAGAAAAACCATTAACACTAACAAGAAACGAGCAGATTGTTCGGGCCCTGGAAGGCGATGTCTCTTTATCGGACCTCAATGAGGGTATCAGGCCGGGGCAGAGTGGCCTCTTCAGTTCCTATGGGAGCTCGGACTACGACGCGATCCAGTACAATGAGGACCTCAAGAAGTTCCGGAAAGTTGCACTCGCAAGCACAGAGAATTACGGTAGCAGCGAGTACAGTGAGCCTACGAGTGAGTACGGGATCATCGCTTCCGGGTCTAGTAGTGAGGGCCAGAGGACTCGGGAGATGGagatggggaagatgaagaGGAGCAGCCAAGGCTTCAGCTGAGGGTCCCCGGTTTAGGTACCATCTTACTATGGTCACTCTTGTAAAGTTTCTGCTTTTACGCCTGTTTGCGATTCTTTCAATACTCCCTGACTGGTTTTATAGTTCTTGTTATAATGGTTGTTAATACAAGAGCcaattctttcattttttttttccttttttctttgtgGCTTGTTGAAATCTGTTGATACGGCTTGTTTTTGGTTTTTGCGATTCGGTTGGAATTGTCTAATATCTTAAACACTACACTGACTATTGTACGTTGGACCGAGGCCGTTAGACAGCAGCATCTTCGAATGCTACTAGTCAATGGGATTCCCGTCTCTcccttctcatttattttgctttatttttGTCTTGAGAAAGAAAATCTGCAAttcttcaatgtctttacagCTTGGGTTGTTACAGCTGGTAAGAAGGTTCTTTCCAGGAAGTGTTTTGCTTAGACTTCAAGTCTTCTGCAATATGGCGTTTGAGTTGGCAAGAAAAAAGACTTCGCCATTGGCTTTGACATCTCACCACAGCTGGTGTTTCTTGCCCTTGGGGTTAAACCTTCTTTCTTCTTAGTCCCGTATCACCACCACTTTGTCGGGTTTCGAAACAGATCACTGGTTTCGGGACCGTGACTGATTTGAGATATAGTACACAAAAGACAGAGTCGAAGAAGTTCTCGAATGGTTATCGAAATGCCCATTAGAATAATCGAAAGTGACAATGGGAAAGGGAGGAATGGCCAGCTAATGTGCCCATTAAATGTATTTCATGCACATGGCTTTGCTTGTGAGAggcaaagagagagagttgacAAGATTTGCACCGGTGGGGTGACCTGTCCGAGTTTGTAATTTTCTTCTCCAACCTAGCCGTTGGATATGTGGGCCCCACCGTCCCCTCGTTCTTTCTTCTTTGATGTaataataaaggaaaaaattagtgtttttttttgggtgaagggaacaaaaagagaaaaaaaaaaagttaataaagTGTATTTTTTTCGTCCCTCCTGCCCGTCAATTTCGTCCCCAACCGCAACCTCCTGTTGGTCAAGTAAGGCCCCTAAAGCTTTGTGCAATTACTAATTTGGTCCTTCAGTCAAGGGGGAGGAGGCACCCAGTCAAGGCCTTGGTTGGCCTTTAGGTGCAGCATCCGCCTTGGTCGCGGCAGAGCTTGGTCATTTGGACTTGATGGGCATGTCCGGATTTGTCAGCGTGAGTATCAAGAGTAATAAACCTAACAATCATGTAGTCTCGTGGAAAACAATTATTCGTGAGTTGAAACTGTTAAGTGGCTAAGTTGAATGCTCACACGTAACCCAAACAATGAGTTTCAGAAGCTTTTAAGACATGCCAATACAACGTAGTTATTCCCAGGTTGTTACAtatactttaatttatattgcaTATAGAGATAGGATTTGGGTTTTCTGTCTACATATCAAATTGTTCAAAAATATTATCTCCAGTTATTTCCTCGcagatatattttttatcttatttacCTATTTAAAATAGTTATCAGttgaaaatatcaataatCCTTTATAACATTACGAAGTTAAGACTGATGAAATAAATGGTGGAGCCATCATGTATAATATCTAATCAAATTTCTTTTGTCTTGACCACGTCATAGACGGTACTGACCAATAGCACTATCTACTCTTCGTTACCTTTTGCTTGTACCTTCTTTTCTCGTCCTAGTAAATATCGCGCGATACGCGGAAGAATGGAGAAAGCGCATCTTATTCTTACGAAAAATCATTAAGGTTCAATAACGAATTGCACAGCCCCatcataaaatatatcaatcaaGACTAAGAGGACCAATCTTGCAGGCCCACAAACTTATTGGGCCTATGCTCAATTTGtgatattttttctaatttttttgctGAGCCGTTGATGACttgtgatatatttatttttccctcCATTGGACGACAGATAGTTGTTGAAAAATGGTCCAATGATTACTTTTCATTTCCTGACAGCAATCCTTGGATAAGggaataattgaaaataaaaacgattaagtcaaatggaaaaaagaaaaagaaaaagaaaattaccgAAAAGAGGAATCTTTAGTTTACGCTGCATATTCTATTTTCGGTGGTCTTAGAAAAattcgatcttttttttttttgggctgcTATTCAACGTCGGAGTCGTCATCTCTCAGGCAAAAGCTTTCCACAATTCAGATTTGTTGAGAGGAGGCGGGGGAGGTTCCGAATCGGCGGTAATGGCTTCGCGGCGGCGCATGCTTCTCAAGGTCATAATCCTCGGTGACAGTGGGTGAGTTTTCCGAGCTCttgattgatatatatttgcGCGCTGGTAGTGTTTATTTTCGTATTCGTTTGTCTCTGTTGATCTTGTGCTCGGTTTACTTTCCGGAGAAATTCGAAGTGGGAAATGGAAGAATAAGTGATTTTGTGTTCTGAGTCCCGGGAGCAGAGCTAGAGCTGAATTCGATGTTTTGAGGTGCAATTGAGACGCGTT from Punica granatum isolate Tunisia-2019 chromosome 3, ASM765513v2, whole genome shotgun sequence includes:
- the LOC116199342 gene encoding proline-rich receptor-like protein kinase PERK1, producing the protein MATPAPTSPPTNTTAPPPATPAAPPPATPSTPPPAAAPPPTAIPSPPPPSATPPSATPSPPAPSTPSPSTKPSPPPPPSTTRSPPPPPSSSGTPTVKSPPPPPSSSSSPPSSTVSTGLVVGLAIGGVVVLVVLSLLCICCARKRRRRDDEEGYYVPPPPPPPQGHKVDDPYNGGPPRHRQETTPPPPKPSPPPPAAANWAAPQPSPPQPPPPKRSHSPLPPPPPPPPFMSSSGGSGSNYSGSEAVYPPPSPGIVLGFSKSSFTYEELSLATDGFSEANLLGQGGFGYVHRGVLPNGKEIAVKQLKVGSGQGEREFQAEVEIISRVHHKHLVSLVGYCIAGSQRMLVYEFVPNNTLEFHLHGRGRPTMDWPTRLKIALGSAKGLAYLHEDCHPKIIHRDIKAANILLDFKFEAKVADFGLAKFTSDTNTHVSTRVMGTFGYLAPEYASSGKLTEKSDVFSFGIMLLELITGRRPVDPTHTFMDDSLVDWARPQLTRALEDGNFDSLVDPRLQRDYNHGEMARMIACAAACVRHSARRRPRMSQIVRALEGDVSLSDLNEGIRPGQSGLFSSYGSSDYDAIQYNEDLKKFRKVALASTENYGSSEYSEPTSEYGIIASGSSSEGQRTREMEMGKMKRSSQGFS